The following are encoded in a window of Amaranthus tricolor cultivar Red isolate AtriRed21 chromosome 2, ASM2621246v1, whole genome shotgun sequence genomic DNA:
- the LOC130805853 gene encoding receptor-like protein EIX2 has translation MSYLRGKLEMGYCQFFWVFSLLCMSCFELPTHGGVVQCKETERRALLRIKHDIQYDRCGLLSSWGDGKEHRLDCCQWEGVSCNNHTGQVVALRLGGVRTNSLNARCLVGSVSNSLHELEYLKYLDLSFNDFKQQPIPTFIGSLTNLRHLNLSNANFKQEIPRTLGNLSKLVSLDLNCQLNHPLDRPYVKNLWWLSGLTLLTYIDMSGIHLSRVTGWFEIVNSLPYLTVLKMNECQIPETTFPSSLSYVNATTSLKTVSLSSNNFGSSIFKWLFSLRGINTSLVHLDLSYCFIEGGFPASIADMNSLSYLNLGLNHMDGSISKSIWNMKNLSFLCLSWNSLFGSISLPDTQTISNNKLTHLDLSGNFFEVSTTLLKILSQLCGLREVGLSSKSLPFEFSAIMQSLSVCSLHTLESLDLSNNLIWGSIPDMMSSFSALRELLLYGNKLNQTISRAIGQLSMLEDLDLSFNALSGTFSHHHMLNLSRLHTLSLSGNPALVVNVSDDWIPPFQMDSLSLGSCKLGPYFPKWLLTQTKFSWLDISDTAIADAVPVSFWSSLPPNLELLDMSHNSIYGTIPEVFVRFQALPRINISTNLFTGAIPSFLVNASMLYLDHNLFSDLIPFFCPKFNTSLTYIDLSNNLFSGQLPNCWNFFDQLTTLYLDNNQLSGNLPVSMSALTNLQALHLRNNSLSATSLTPLEKCTSLVILDLAYNSLSGYITPVIWNSLQNLGVLILRSNNFVGHLPSSLCELSHLQILDLSHNRISGAIPSCIYNLTAMSNATDLLPTIGITGIYRSSDSSRVMWKREEQRFGNSLGLIKAIDLSNNKLLGEIPRGISHLTGLVSLDLSRNNLNGSVPSEFGEFRYLELLDLSKNHLTGKIPPTLAELTYLSILDLSNNNLLGKIPPGTQLQLFNGSAYSGNPELCGDPLPKCPGDVPPSSSLNDTTRGNDNGNDMFPGLYISVLLGFVVGFWGVCGTLVIKTSWRHAFFKFFDSMKC, from the coding sequence ATGAGCTACCTTAGAGGGAAATTAGAAATGGGGTACTGCCAATTCTTTTGGGTATTTTCATTGCTTTGTATGTCTTGCTTTGAACTCCCTACTCATGGAGGTGTGGTTCAATGTAAGGAAACGGAGAGAAGAGCGTTGCTACGAATCAAACACGATATACAATATGATCGTTGTGGGCTGCTATCTTCATGGGGTGACGGTAAAGAACACCGACTAGACTGCTGTCAGTGGGAAGGTGTGAGCTGCAATAACCATACCGGTCAGGTTGTTGCGCTCCGTCTTGGTGGGGTGCGAACGAATAGCCTCAATGCTCGTTGTCTAGTAGGTAGTGTGAGTAATTCTTTACACGAGCTCGAGTATTTGAAGTACTTGGACCTTAGTTTCAATGACTTCAAACAACAGCCTATTCCCACCTTTATCGGTTCCCTTACCAATTTACGACATCTCAATCTCTCGAATGCTAATTTTAAGCAAGAGATTCCTCGTACACTTGGGAATCTCTCGAAATTGGTATCTCTTGACCTTAATTGTCAACTGAATCATCCCTTAGATCGCCCATATGTCAAAAACTTGTGGTGGCTTTCGGGTTTAACATTGTTGACATACATCGATATGAGTGGAATCCATCTTAGTCGAGTTACTGGCTGGTTCGAGATTGTCAATAGTCTACCTTATTTAACTGTCCTTAAGATGAATGAATGTCAGATACCTGAAACTACATTtccatcatcattatcatatgtTAATGCCACAACCAGTCTTAAAACGGTTAGCCTTTCGAgtaataattttggtagttcGATATTCAAGTGGTTATTTAGTTTGCGCGGCATTAATACTAGTCTCGTACACCTTGATCTCTCGTACTGCTTCATTGAAGGTGGGTTCCCGGCTAGTATTGCTGACATGAACTCACTCTCATATCTCAATTTAGGGCTAAATCATATGGATGGTTCAATATCCAAGTCGATTTGGAACATGAAAAATCTTTCTTTTCTCTGTTTAAGTTGGAATTCACTTTTTGGTTCTATTTCATTACCCGACACTCAAACAATCTCAAACAATAAGCTCACACATCTCGACTTGTCGggcaatttttttgaagtgagtactactcttttgaaaatactTAGTCAGTTATGTGGCTTAAGGGAAGTGGGCTTAAGTAGCAAAAGCCTACCCTTTGAGTTTTCAGCCATTATGCAATCCTTGTCTGTATGCTCACTCCACACATTAGAGTCTTTAGATTTAAGTAATAATCTGATTTGGGGTTCCATTCCTGATATGATGAGTTCATTTTCTGCACTAAGGGAGTTATTACTGTATGGTAATAAACTCAATCAAACGATTAGTCGCGCAATCGGACAGCTATCTATGCTTGAGGACTTGGATCTTTCTTTCAATGCATTGTCGGGTACTTTTTCACACCACCATATGTTGAATCTTTCGAGATTACATACACTATCATTGTCAGGAAACCCGGCACTGGTGGTGAATGTTAGTGATGATTGGATCCCTCCGTTTCAGATGGACTCCTTATCTTTGGGTTCTTGCAAGTTGGGACCTTATTTTCCAAAGTGGCTTCTAACCCAAACTAAGTTTTCTTGGCTTGACATATCTGATACCGCAATTGCAGATGCTGTTCCGGTCTCTTTTTGGAGCTCATTGCCACCAAACCTCGAACTTTTGGATATGTCTCATAATAGTATTTATGGGACCATTCCGGAAGTGTTTGTTCGCTTTCAGGCCCTCCCGCGAATAAACATAAGCACAAACCTTTTCACCGGAGCAATACCATCGTTTCTAGTTAATGCCTCAATGTTGTACCTAGATCATAACCTATTTTCCGACCTGATCCCTTTTTTTTGTCCCAAATTCAATACCTCCTTAACTTATATAGACCTTTCAAACAACTTATTTTCAGGGCAACTCCCAAATTGTTGGAACTTTTTCGACCAATTAACAACCCTGTACTTGGATAACAATCAGCTTTCAGGAAACCTTCCGGTGTCAATGAGCGCGCTTACAAACCTCCAAGCATTGCACTTGCGTAACAATAGTCTTTCGGCCACTAGTCTTACGCCATTAGAGAAGTGTACATCCTTGGTTATTCTTGATCTTGCTTATAATTCACTAAGTGGGTATATAACCCCTGTGATTTGGAACAGTTTACAGAATCTTGGGGTACTTATCCTAAGAAGTAACAACTTTGTTGGGCATCTACCTTCAAGTCTTTGTGAACTTTCCCATCTCCAAATCTTGGACCTTTCGCATAATCGAATCTCTGGGGCTATTCCTTCATGTATATACAATCTTACTGCTATGAGCAACGCGACTGATCTCTTGCCAACAATTGGTATTACGGGCATTTATAGATCCTCCGATTCTTCAAGAGTTATGTGGAAAAGAGAAGAGCAGAGATTCGGTAATTCTTTGGGATTAATCAAAGCAATCGATCTTTCGAACAATAAGCTCCTAGGGGAAATTCCTCGTGGAATTTCCCATCTTACGGGATTAGTTTCTTTAGACTTGTCTCGAAACAATTTGAATGGAAGTGTCCCTTCGGAATTTGGAGAGTTCAGATATCTTGAATTGCTTGATTTGTCGAAAAATCACCTCACGGGCAAAATACCTCCCACGCTTGCAGAGTTGACTTATTTGTCGATTTTGGATTTGTCGAACAACAACTTATTGGGGAAAATTCCACCGGGCACTCAGTTACAGTTGTTTAATGGTTCTGCATATTCAGGGAACCCTGAACTCTGCGGAGATCCCCTCCCCAAATGTCCAGGCGATGTGCCTCCTTCTAGTTCGCTGAATGATACCACTCGAGGCAACGATAATGGAAACGATATGTTTCCTGGATTATACATAAGTGTGTTGCTGGGATTTGTTGTTGGATTCTGGGGAGTTTGTGGAACTTTGGTGATCAAAACATCTTGGAGACATGCCTTTTTCAAGTTCTTTGATAGCATGAAATGTTGA